The following coding sequences are from one Rhineura floridana isolate rRhiFlo1 chromosome 2, rRhiFlo1.hap2, whole genome shotgun sequence window:
- the HIPK3 gene encoding homeodomain-interacting protein kinase 3 isoform X2, whose translation MWSLGCVIAELFLGWPLYPGALEYDQIRYISQTQGLPPEQLLNIGTKTTRFFCKETSAPYSSWRLKTLEEHEGETGMKSKEARKYIFSSLDDIVNVNMVMDLEGSDLLAEKADRREFVSLLKKMLLIDADLRITPVDTLNHPFVTMKHLLDFPHSNQVKSCFHIMDICKYRTNSYDTNNRNKTMHLRPIASGNAPSLPANFAKIAAVQSQALAASAHSVMHHGIPLQTGTAQYGCNDAFHQTLIICPPTIQGVPGNHGKPNGYSVRVDNAVPLVTQAPTLQPLQIRGVLSQTWSNRTQQILLPAWQQVTPVAPTTLASDTVAGPQRLGDWGKLIPHGNHYNSMMTQSLLTNQITLSAPQPISVGIAHVVWPQPTPTKRNKVGQNRSNLLQNTNIQNSAFVSPKIINGKVGDKLSCVETQDNRNSAIQKSNCCKPLIRQDPDSSVSNKQRQAIIIADSPSPAVSVITISSDTDDEDVAQRHSLAECKGSLDCEACQSTLNIDRVCSLSSPDSTLSTSSSGQSSPSPCKRPNSMSDDEQESGCDTVDGSPSSDSSGHDSPFLENSFAEDANENPETRTSANLEAKPAVCTVMVPPMRVENRLNVDEQMTNAVTPCQPLVKRRSARIKTNHPSGLGNRQRKLISAFHQQQSNLSQVQHFGSGSQEWNGNCGHWRQQTYIPANVASHAFSLQHGSPTHTSVHAHLAGSTHLGGQPAILPYPSSAPLSTAAPVAHILASPCTSRPILQHPTYSFSHHSGIVHQVPVGINPRLLPSPTIHQTQYKPIFPPHSYIASPAYTGFPLSPTKLSQYPFM comes from the exons ATGTGGTCACTGGGCTGTGTTATCGCTGAACTGTTCCTTGGATGGCCACTGTATCCAGGAGCCCTCGAATATGACCAG ATTCGTTACATTTCACAGACACAAGGCTTGCCTCCAGAGCAATTGTTGAACATTGGAACAAAGACCACACgatttttctgtaaagaaacaaGTGCACCATATTCTAGTTGGAGATTGAAG ACACTGGAAGAACATGAAGGAGAGACAGGGATGAAATCTAAAGAGGCCCGAAAGTACATTTTCAGCAGTTTGGATGATATAGTGAAT GTGAACATGGTGATGGATTTAGAAGGAAGTGACCTGTTGGCAGAGAAAGCAGACAGAAGAGAGTTTGTCAGCCTGTTGAAGAAAATGCTGTTGATAGATGCTGACTTAAGAATCACTCCAGTTGACACACTGAACCATCCTTTTGTTACCATGAAGCACCTCCTTGATTTTCCTCATAGCAACCA AGTAAAATCCTGCTTTCATATCATGGACATTTGCAAGTACCGAACAAATTCGTATGATACAAATAATCGCAATAAAACAATGCATCTAAGACCAATTGCTTCAGGCAATGCACCAAGTCTGCCTGCTAATTTTGCCAAGATTGCTGCAGTACAAAGTCAG GCATTAGCTGCATCTGCCCATTCAGTTATGCACCATGGAATACCACTACAGACAGGAACTGCTCAGTATGGTTGCAATGATGCTTTTCATCAAACATTAATTATATGCCCCCCTACTATCCAAG GAGTTCCTGGTAATCATGGGAAGCCCAATGGTTATTCTGTCAGAGTAGATAATGCAGTGCCATTGGTCACGCAGGCCCCAACCCTACAGCCTCTCCAGATAAGAGGAGTCCTTTCTCAG ACATGGTCTAACAGAACTCAGCAAATATTGCTTCCAGCATGGCAACAAGTAACTCCTGTGGCTCCTACAACACTAGCTTCTGATACTGTGGCTGGCCCACAGAGACTTGGAGACTGGGG GAAGTTGATTCCGCATGGCAACCATTACAACTCGATGATGACACAGTCTCTCTTAACAAATCAAATAACCTTATCTGCTCCTCAGCCTATCAGTGTGGGCATTGCACATGTAGTCTGGCCTCAGCCCACGCCTACCAAGAGAAATaaagtgggccagaacag GAGTAATTTGTTACAAAATACCAATATCCAAAATTCAGCATTTGTGTCTCCAAAGATAATTAATGGAAAAGTTGGTGACAAACTCAGCTGTGTAGAAACACAGGACAATCGTAACTCAGCCATTCAGAAAAGCAATTGTTGCAAACCATTGATCAGGCAGGACCCTGATTCATCTGTTTCAAACAAACAACGCCAGGCTATCATTATTGCAGATTCCCCAAGTCCAGCAGTCAGTGTGATTACCATCAGCAGTGACACTGATGATGAAGATGTGGCACAAAGACATTCTCTTGCAGA ATGTAAAGGTAGCTTAGATTGTGAAGCTTGCCAGAGTACGCTAAATATTGACCGTGTGTGTTCGTTAAGCAGTCCTGACAGCACTTTGAGCACTAGCTCTTCCGGACAATCCAGTCCATCCCCCTGCAAAAGACCCAACAG TATGTCAGATGATGAACAAGAAAGCGGCTGTGATACTGTGGATGGTTCTCCCAGTTCAGACTCTTCTGGTCACGACAGCCCATTCCTAGAAAATAGTTTTGCAGAAGACGCCAATGAAAACCCAGAAACAAGAACCTCAGCTAACTTGGAAGCTAAACCAGCTGTCTGTACTGTGATGGTGCCACCAATGAGGGTAGAGAACAGGTTAAATGTAGATGAGCAAATGACAAATGCAG TTACCCCCTGTCAACCACTGGTAAAACGCCGATCTGCCCGCATAAAAACAAACCATCCTTCTGGCTTGGGCAATCGTCAACGAAAACTGATATCAGCATTCCATCAGCAGCAGTCAAACCTTAGTCAG GTTCAACACTTTGGATCTGGGTCTCAGGAGTGGAATGGAAACTGTGGTCATTGGAGACAGCAGACATATATCCCAGCTAATGTTGCCAGTCATGCATTTTCCCTTCAACATGGAAGCCCCACTCATACCTCAGTTCACGCACATTTGGCTGGAAGTACACATCTTGGAGGACAGCCTGCTATTCTACCTTATCCTTCATCTGCACCCCTCAGTACTGCTGCTCCTGTTGCCCACATCCTAGCCTCACCATGTACCTCAAGACCGATCTTACAGCATCCCACTTACAGTTTCTCCCATCACAGTGGCATAGTTCACCAGGTCCCAGTGGGCATAAATCCCCGACTGCTACCTTCTCCAACCATCCATCAGACTCAGTACAAACCAATTTTCCCACCACATTCTTACATTGCATCACCTGCTTATACAGGATTTCCATTGAGTCCAACAAAACTCAGCCAGTATCCATTTATGTGA